In Numenius arquata chromosome 17, bNumArq3.hap1.1, whole genome shotgun sequence, a genomic segment contains:
- the LOC141472958 gene encoding myosin heavy chain, skeletal muscle, adult-like, with amino-acid sequence MSSDSEMAIFGEAAPYLRKSEKERIEAQNKPFDAKTSVFVVHPKESFVKGTIQSKESGKVTVKTEGGETLTVKEDQIFSMNPPKYDKIEDMAMMTHLHEPAVLYNLKERYAAWMIYTYSGLFCVTVNPYKWLPVYNPEVVLAYRGKKRQEAPPHIFSISDNAYQFMLTDRENQSILITGESGAGKTVNTKRVIQYFATIAASGDKKKEEQQSGKMQGTLEDQIISANPLLEAFGNAKTVRNDNSSRFGKFIRIHFGATGKLASADIETYLLEKSRVTFQLKAERSYHIFYQIMSNKKPELIDMLLITTNPYDYQFVSQGEITVASINDQEELMATDSAIDILGFTADEKTAIYKLTGAVMHYGNLKFKQKQREEQAEPDGTEVADKAAYLMGLNSADLLKALCYPRVKVGNEYVTKGQTVQQVNNSVGALAKAVYEKMFLWMVVRINQQLDTKQPRQYFIGVLDIAGFEIFDFNSLEQLCINFTNEKLQQFFNHHMFVLEQEEYKKEGIEWTFIDFGMDLAACIELIEKPMGIFSILEEECMFPKATDTSFKNKLYDQHLGKSNNFQKPKPGKGKAEAHFSLVHYAGTVDYNITGWLEKNKDPLNETVIGLYQKSSVKTLALLFASAGGEAEASGGGGKKGGKKKGSSFQTVSALFRENLNKLMTNLRSTHPHFVRCIIPNETKTPGAMEHELVLHQLRCNGVLEGIRICRKGFPSRVLYADFKQRYKVLNASAIPEGQFIDSKKASEKLLGSIDVDHTQYKFGHTKVFFKAGLLGLLEEMRDEKLAQLITRTQAMCRGFLMRVEYQRMVERRESIFCIQYNVRSFMNVKHWPWMKLFFKIKPLLKSAESEKEMANMKEEFEKTKEELAKSEAKRKELEEKMVSLLQEKNDLQLQVQAEADSLADAEERCDQLIKTKIQLEAKVKEVTERAEDEEEINAELTAKKRKLEDECSELKKDIDDLELTLAKVEKEKHATENKVKNLTEEMAALDETIVKLTKEKKALQEAHQQTLDDLQAEEDKVNTLTKAKTKLEQQVDDLEGSLEQEKKLRMDLERAKRKLEGDLKLAHDSIMDLENDKQQLDEKLKKKDFEIRQIQSKIEDEQALGMQLQKKIKELQARIEELEEEIEAERTSRAKAEKHRADLSRELEEISERLEEAGGATAAQIDMNKKREAEFQKMRRDLEEATLQHEATAAALRKKHADSTAELGEQIDNLQRVKQKLEKEKSELKMEIDDLASNMESVSKAKANLEKMCRTLEDQLSEIKTKEEEHQRMINDLSAQRARLQTESGEYSRQVEEKDALISQLSRGKQAFTQQIEELKRHLEEEIKAKNALAHALQSARHDCDLLREQYEEEQEAKGELQRALSKANSEVAQWRTKYETDAIQRTEELEEAKKKLAQRLQDAEEHVEAVNAKCASLEKTKQRLQNEVEDLMIDVERSNAACAALDKKQKNFDKILAEWKQKYEETQAELEASQKESRSLSTELFKMKNAYEESLDHLETLKRENKNLQQEISDLTEQIAEGGKAIHELEKVKKQIEQEKSEIQAALEEAEASLEHEEGKILRLQLELNQVKSEIDRKIAEKDEEIDQMKRNHLRIVESMQSTLDAEIRSRNEALRLKKKMEGDLNEMEIQLSHANRVAAEAQKNLRNTQAVLKDTQIHLDDALRTQEDLKEQVAMVERRANLLQAEIEELRAALEQTERSRKVAEQELMDASERVQLLHTQNTSLINTKKKLETDIAQIQSEMEDTIQEARNAEEKAKKAITDAAMMAEELKKEQDTSAHLERMKKNLDQTVKDLQHRLDEAEQLALKGGKKQIQKLEARVRELEGEVDAEQKRSAEAVKGVRKYERRVKELTYQSEEDRKNILRLQDLVDKLQTKVKSYKRQAEEAEELSNVNLSKFRKIQHELEEAEERADIAESQVNKLRVKSREFHGKKIGEEE; translated from the exons ATGTCGTCAGACTCTGAAATGGCCATCTTTGGGGAGGCAGCTCCTTACCTCCGAAAGTCGGAAAAGGAGAGAATCGAGGCCCAGAACAAGCCGTTTGATGCCAAGACATCAGTCTTCGTGGTGCATCCTAAAGAATCCTTTGTGAAAGGAACAATCCAGAGCAAAGAATCAGGGAAGGTCACTGTCAAGACTGAAGGTGGAGAG ACCCTGACCGTGAAGGAAGATCAAATCTTCTCCATGAACCCTCCCAAGTACGATAAAATCGAGGACATGGCCATGATGACCCACCTCCACGAACCCGCTGTGCTGTACAACCTCAAAGAGCGTTATGCAGCCTGGATGATCTAC ACCTACTCGGGTCTCTTCTGCGTCACTGTCAACCCCTACAAGTGGCTGCCGGTGTACAACCCGGAGGTGGTGTTGGCCTACCGAGGCAAGAAGCGCCAGGAGGCCCCTCCAcacatcttctccatctctgacAACGCCTATCAGTTCATGCTGACTG ATCGCGAGAACCAGTCGATCCTGATCAC TGGAGAATCCGGTGCCGGGAAGACTGTGAACACAAAGCGTGTCATCCAGTACTTTGCAACAATTGCAGCCAGTGGGGATAAGAAGAAGGAGGAGCAGCAGTCAGGCAAAATGCAG GGAACGCTTGAGGATCAAATCATCAGCGCCAACCCACTGCTGGAGGCCTTTGGAAACGCCAAGACCGTGAGGAACGACAACTCCTCACGCTTT GGCAAATTCATCAGAATTCACTTTGGTGCCACAGGAAAACTAGCTTCTGCTGATATTGAAACAT ACCTGCTGGAGAAGTCCAGAGTCACTTTCCAGCTTAAGGCAGAAAGAAGCTACCACATATTCTATCAGATCATGTCCAACAAGAAGCCAGAGCTAATTG ACATGCTCCTCATTACCACCAACCCATATGACTACCAATTTGTGAGTCAAGGTGAGATCACTGTTGCCAGCATTAATGACCAGGAGGAGCTCATGGCTACAGAT AGCGCCATTGACATCCTGGGCTTCACTGCTGATGAAAAAACAGCCATCTACAAGCTGACAGGGGCTGTCATGCACTATGGGAACCTGAAGTTCAAGCAGAAACAAcgagaggagcaggcagagcccgATGGCACAGAAG TTGCTGACAAAGCTGCCTACCTGATGGGTCTGAACTCAGCTGACCTGCTCAAGGCCCTCTGCTACCCCCGAGTCAAGGTTGGGAATGAATATGTGACCAAGGGTCAAACCGTGCAGCAG GTGAACAATTCAGTGGGTGCTCTGGCAAAGGCTGTCTATGAGAAGATGTTCCTGTGGATGGTTGTTCGTATCAACCAACAGCTGGATACCAAGCAGCCCAGACAGTACTTCATTGGTGTCCTGGACATTGCTGGCTTTGAGATCTTTGAT TTCAACAGCCTGGAGCAGCTGTGCATCAACTTCACCAATGAGAAACTGCAACAGTTCTTCAACCACCACATGttcgtgctggagcaggaggagtacAAGAAGGAAGGAATTGAGTGGACGTTCATTGACTTTGGGATGGACCTGGCTGCCTGCATTGAGCTCATTGAAAAA cCCATGGGCATCTTCTCCATCCTGGAAGAGGAGTGCATGTTCCCCAAGGCAACTGACACCTCTTTCAAGAACAAGCTCTATGATCAGCATCTGGGAAAGTCCAACAACTTCCAGAAGCCCAAGCCTGGAAAAGGCAAGGCTGAGGCCCACTTCTCCCTGGTGCACTACGCTGGCACGGTGGACTACAACATCACTGGCTGGCTGGAGAAGAACAAGGATCCCCTGAACGAAACTGTCATTGGGTTGTACCAGAAATCATCTGTGAAGACACTGGCCTTACTTTTTGCCTCTGCTGGTGGAGAGGCAG AGgctagtggtggtggtggcaagAAAGGTGGGAAGAAGAAGGGTTCTTCTTTCCAGACTGTCTCAGCTCTTTTCCGG GAGAACTTAAACAAGCTGATGACCAATCTGCGGAGCACTCACCCCCATTTTGTACGTTGCATCATCCCAAACGAAACAAAAACACCTG GTGCCATGGAGCATGAACTGGTACTTCACCAGCTGCGGTGTAATGGTGTGCTGGAAGGCATCAGAATTTGCAGGAAAGGTTTCCCCAGCAGAGTTCTCTACGCCGACTTCAAACAGAG ATACAAGGTGCTTAATGCCAGTGCCATCCCAGAGGGACAGTTCATTGATAGCAAGAAGGCTTCTGAGAAGCTTCTTGGGTCAATTGATGTGGACCACACCCAGTACAAATTTGGCCACACCAAG GTGTTCTTCAAAGCTGGGCTGCTGGGACTCCTGGAGGAGATGAGGGACGAGAAGCTGGCACAGCTCATCACTCGCACACAGGCCATGTGCAGGGGCTTCCTGATGAGAGTGGAGTACCAAAGAATGGTGGAGAGGAG GGAGTCCATCTTCTGCATCCAGTACAACGTTCGGTCCTTCATGAATGTCAAGCACTGGCCTTGGATGAAGCTGTTCTTCAAGATCAAGCCCTTGCTGAAGAGTGCAGAATCTGAGAAGGAGATGGCCAACATGAAGGAAGAGTTTGAGAAAACCAAGGAAGAGCTTGCAAAGTCtgaggcaaagaggaaggagctggaggagaaaatggtttctttactgcaggagaaaaatgatCTGCAGCTCCAAGTGCAGGCT GAAGCAGACAGCTTGGCTGATGCTGAGGAAAGGTGTGACCAGctcatcaaaaccaaaatccagcTGGAAGCCAAAGTAAAGGAGGTGACCGAAAGGGCTGAggatgaagaagaaattaatgctGAGCTGACAGCCAAAAAGAGGAAACTGGAGGATGAATGTTCAGAGCTGAAGAAAGATATTGATGATCTTGAGTTAACACTGGCCAAGgttgagaaggaaaaacatgcCACAGAAAACAAG GTGAAAAACCTCACAGAGGAGATGGCAGCCCTGGATGAGACCATTGTGAAgctgacaaaagagaagaaagccctCCAAGAGGCCCATCAGCAGACACTGGATGACCTGCAGGCAGAAGAGGACAAAGTCAACACGCTGACCAAAGCTAAGACCAAGCTGGAGCAGCAAGTGGACGAT CTGGAAGGgtccctggagcaggagaagaaactgCGCATGGACCTTGAGAGAGCTAAGAGGAAACTCGAAGGAGACCTGAAGCTGGCCCATGACAGCATAATGGATTTGGAAAATGACAAGCAGCAGCTGgatgagaaactgaagaa GAAAGACTTTGAAATCAGACAGATCCAGAGCAAGATCGAGGACGAGCAAGCCCTGGGCATGCAGTTACAGAAGAAGATCAAGGAGCTGCAG GCGCGTATTGAGGAACTGGAGGAGGAAATTGAGGCAGAGCGAACCTCTCGggcaaaagcagagaagcatcgGGCTGACCTCtcgagggagctggaggagatcaGCGAGCGcctggaagaagcaggaggggCTACCGCAGCTCAGATCGATATGAACAAGAAGCGTGAGGCAGAATTTCAGAAGATGCGTCGCGACCTCGAAGAGGCCACGCTGCAGCACGAAGCCACGGCTGCCGCCCTGCGGAAGAAGCACGCGGACAGCACGGCTGAGCTTGGGGAGCAGATCGACAACCTGCAGCGagtgaagcagaagctggagaaggagaagagtgaGCTGAAGATGGAGATTGACGACTTGGCCAGTAACATGGAGTCTGTCTCCAAAGCCAAG GCAAATCTGGAGAAGATGTGCCGCACGCTGGAAGACCAGCTGAGTGAGATTAAGACAAAGGAAGAAGAGCATCAGCGCATGATCAACGACCTCAGTGCTCAAAGAGCTCGTCTGCAGACAGAATCAG GTGAATATTCGCGGCAGGTGGAGGAGAAAGATGCTCTGATTTCTCAGCTGTCAAGAGGCAAGCAGGCTTTCACCCAACAGATTGAGGAACTCAAGAGGCACttagaggaagagataaag GCCAAGAACGCCCTGGCCCACGCCTTGCAGTCTGCTCGCCACGACTGTGACTTGCTCCGGGAACAATacgaggaggagcaggaggccaagggggaGCTGCAGCGTGCCCTGTCCAAGGCCAACAGCGAAGTGGCCCAGTGGAGAACCAAATACGAGACGGACGCCATTCAGCGcacggaggagctggaggaggccaa GAAGAAGCTGGCACAGCGCCTGCAGGATGCAGAGGAACACGTTGAAGCTGTCAATGCCAAATGCGCCTCCCtggaaaagacaaagcagaggctgcagaatgAAGTGGAGGACCTGATGATTGACGTGGAGAGATCCAATGCTGCCTGCGCAGCTCTGGACAAGAAGCAGAAGAACTTTGACAAG ATCCTGGCAGAGTGGAAGCAGAAGTATGAGGAAACGCAGGCTGAGCTGGAAGCCTCCCAGAAGGAGTCTCGCTCTCTCAGCACGGAGCTGTTCAAGATGAAGAATGCCTATGAGGAGTCCTTGGACCACCTGGAAACGCTGAAGCGAGAGAACAAGAACTTGCAGC AGGAGATTTCTGACCTCACGGAGCAGATTGCCGAGGGAGGAAAGGCCATTCATGAGCTGGAGAAAGTCAAGAAGCAGATCGAGCAGGAGAAATCTGAAATCCAGGCTGCTCTGGAGGAAGCTGAG GCCTCCCTAGAACATGAAGAAGGGAAGATCCTGCGCCTCCAGCTTGAGCTCAACCAGGTGAAGTCTGAGATTGACAGGAAGATAGCGGAGAAAGATGAGGAGATTGACCAAATGAAGAGAAACCACCTCAGAATTGTGGAGTCCATGCAGAGCACCCTGGACGCTGAGATCAGGAGCAGGAATGAAGCCCTGCGGCTGAAGAAGAAGATGGAGGGAGACCTGAATGAAATGGAGATCCAGCTCAGCCATGCCAACCGCGTGGCTGCAGAGGCACAAAAGAACCTGAGAAACACACAGGCTGTACTAAAG GATACCCAGATACACTTGGACGACGCTCTCAGGACACAGGAGGACCTGAAGGAGCAGGTGGCCATGGTGGAGCGCAGAGCAAACCTGCTGCAGGCTGAAATTGAGGAGCTGcgggcagccctggagcagacAGAGCGCTCGAGGAAGGTGGCTGAGCAGGAATTGATGGATGCAAGTGAGAGAGTTCAGCTCCTCCACACTCAG AACACCAGCTTGATCAACACCAAGAAAAAGCTGGAAACAGACATTGCCCAAATTCAGAGTGAAATGGAGGATACGATCCAGGAAGCTCGTAACGCTGAAGAGAAGGCCAAGAAGGCCATCACAGAT GCAGCCATGatggcagaagagctgaagaaggagcAGGACACCAGCGCCCACctggagaggatgaagaagaacCTGGACCAGACGGTGAAGGACCTGCAGCACCGTCTGGATGAGGCCGAGCAGTTGGCACTGAAAGGAGGCAAGAAACAGATCCAGAAGCTGGAGGCCAGA GTGCGGGAGCTGGAAGGGGAGGTGGATGCTGAGCAGAAGCGCAGCGCTGAAGCCGTGAAGGGTGTGCGCAAGTACGAGAGGAGGGTGAAGGAGCTGACCTACCAG TCTGAGGAAGACCGGAAGAACATTCTGAGGCTCCAGGATCTGGTGGACAAGCTGCAAACGAAGGTGAAATCCTACAAGAGACAAGCTGAGGAGGCT GAGGAGCTCTCCAACGTCAACCTCTCCAAGTTCCGCAAGATCCAGCACGAGCTGGAGGAAGCCGAGGAGCGGGCTGACATTGCAGAGTCGCAGGTCAACAAGCTGCGAGTGAAGAGTCGGGAGTTTCATGGCAAGAAGATAGGAGAGGAAGAGTGA